The following nucleotide sequence is from Cucumis melo cultivar AY chromosome 1, USDA_Cmelo_AY_1.0, whole genome shotgun sequence.
TTGTCtatatcagtgatagaccacaTTTGTTGactaagttctttttttttttttcaggttaATGTTATTAAtgatgttgaatttcaagtgatTGATTGAAGAAAACAATTTATGGTACAGTTAGATTGCAAATCATGTACCCGTCGCATTTTGGGATCTTGATGAAATTCCATGCGCCCATGCACTTGTTGTTATTTGTGGGCGTGATATGAGTACTTACTCTTTTGTTTCCAAACATTTTTTGTCCCGGATCAGTTCGTCCAATTGAGAACCATGCTAATTGGAAGTATATTGGGGTTGACATGAACATACTACCTCCAACTTTCAAGCGTCGAGCAAGGAGGACTGCGAAAATAAAGAATACTATCAATTGGCGAGGAGAAAAGTCACTTAAAATGCAATCATTGTCATCGTGCTGGTCACAATCGTAGAAATTGCAGATTTTCACCATTTTTACAATGATGTGATATTATGTTTTTGATAATAATCTTTTAGCATGAgcatataattttttttgtagtaaatattttctatttgtttgattCAAACCTTTCAATAATAGTCTACCTTTTTTTAAGTCCTATGAAAGTAAAAGTGACTTTATTGTAAATtagtaatatgaagtaatccACTATAAAATCTATCACCGATAgtttctattaatgatagactttATTGTGTAGTCATCGCCAATAgtttctattagtgatagaaacCAATATACGTTAATATAATTTTTTCCCAATAAAATGCACCCACTAATACCAATTTGCAACGGTTCAATAAATACTAATCTCAATGAAAACAGAGACAAAAAACTTGTAATGTTTCAACTTGTAATCCAACATTTTTCTTCATTAATACGGTAAAATCAACTACATATGAAGGTGCAATGTGAACTCTATCACAAACATCCACAAAACTAATGCACTACAATATCCATCTACTCAATATTGAGAGGTTTGTATATCAAAACAATGTCAACGTGAACTCTATCACAAATATTAACAAAACTAATGCACTACAATATCCATCTACTCATAGTTGAGAGCAAATCAAAACTATGTCAATGTGAACTCTATCACAAATATCCACAAAACTAATGCACTACAATATCCATCTACTTATAATTGAGAGATTTGCAAATCAAAACTAGGTGGAAGATCCTTTATTCTAGGAGAATGCCTTGTTGGTTTTGGAGAATCATTCTTCTTGCCTCTTGCATTcttttgatctttttctttcttttgctcTTTCACATTCTCCAACACTTTCTTTGATGGTTTAAGTTGTCCTTTTGGCCTAGCATTTTCAATATTCTTCGATATTTCCATAATTTTCACTTTTGCCTTTTCTTGAACAACCTGAAAAAATAATATTGAATTTGAGTTTATACATATACACATTCAGTCTatcataaaacaacaaaatgtgATTATTATAATACATTCACTTTGTTCGCTTTCCATaatatcttttttcttatcCATCTATTAAAATTACAACAAATACATCAACCCAATGAACTAAACATCTCTCAAGTATATCAGTAATACAAACATATCGGTGATACAAATATCTAATAACAATTCAACACAAACAGTAAAACATCCTTCAagttgatagaaacatatcactgatagaacataaacaacatcacataaaaatatatattaaactaaattatctaaTAACATCCAaatgcaaacaaactaaacaTCCCTCAAGCCTATCAGTGATACAAACATATCACTGATAAATCCTAACCCTAAACAATAACATACAAACCTAAAACAGGTTAACATGTCAAACAAACAAGTTAAATATCCAAACATAATTAACAAGTTAAACATCATCTAAATTTGTcaatcagtgatagaaacatatTACTAATAGACCATAAGCAACATAACACACAAAATCCACATTAAACTAGAGCTTCTACTAACTTCCCAAGTCAAACGGGCTAAACATCTTCCAAGACTATCAGAGATTGAAACACATCATCGATAAACCCTAAGCAACAACATATAAAAAGTGCACATTAAACTAAAACATCTAATAACAATCAAACACAAACAAATAAAACATCCTTCAAGTTGATAGAAACGTATCACTTATAGAACATAaacaacatcacataaaaatatatattaaactaaattatctacTAACATCCCAATGTAAATAAACTAAATATCCCTCAAGATAATCAGTGATACAaatatatcactgatagaccctaaCCCTATACACTAATACACAAACCTAAAATAGATCAGCATGCCAAACAAACAAGTTAAACATTCCAACATAAACAAGTTAAACATCCTCTAAATCTGTcaatcagtgatagaaacacAAACTGAAAAATAGAGCACAACCAAACAGAAAATGTAGGAATCaatttcaaacaaatagaaaatgaagaaaatctTCTTCAAACAGGTTACGACCAAACGAAAACAAAGATACCTTACGAAAATAACTTACTATTTCAAACAAAAAGCAAATAACTTACGATTGTATAGGTGGAGTGGAGAACGTAGCGCAATGGAGAATGTAGCAAGTGAATAACGCAAAGCAAAGAAGTCTGTAAGATGAAGTGGAGAACGTAGCGCAACGGAAGGCACCGGTACCGGTACTGAAAAACCAAATCGGAGTACGAAGAAAGTAGAAAATGGAAGGAAAACATGAAGAAGTCTGCTTGAAATCGTATTCCAGAAGATTAATGTGTATCTGTAGGTGCATTTTTGTCTTTGTTGTTAAAATTTgccatatttgcaaaatttttaaacttttgctATATCCTTAATTAATTTAGGGCCCAATGCTATATCCCCACTCAGCCCAAATAAAAAACACTACTAATCAAGCATTTAGAGTGGGTTTTACATCGAAAGTAAGTAAGACTAAAAAAACTAGTACCACCTTTAGGGAAAAAGAATTCAGACCTTATCTTATAATTAGATATTTGAGTGTGTTACATCATTCTTAGAATCACTACTTCCGTGTTtcagagggaaaaaaaaaccctCATCTTTGTCACAATAATTATGAGGATAAATGTGATTAATCAAGAAAGGGAAAAGCTAAATTTATTATGGGCCAAATGAGGGCTATATTAAAGCCTAGTTGGAACAGGCCCAATATTAAGAGTACCAAAATCATTTCACATCCTTTGTCTACTctacaaaataatttattttctttttgaaaaagttTAGTAGAATATTATGCTTTTTAACTGCACGTTGGAGGTCGAAGGTTTGATCTCACGTTCTTAACGTTATTGTCATTGTTGTATTAGAAAGAAGTATATTTATCTTCGTAATTAAGTAACTTAAACATAGTTTAATGAGACAATATTATATAATTAGAAATTTGAATCTCCtcttattatttaaattaactTGGTATTTAAGCTCAtaattaaaggaaaaataattttgttaaactcagtttgtttataaaaaagaaaattattctaaaagtttgggtttaatgaaataaaaaaattgtcacACTCATAGgaacaaatttttgttttagtatctataaaattaaaagttttataGATTTAATagtatgatatttttttttttatttaactagtatgttttaaagagaattttttattttagaatttcAGGAGATTTCGTAGAATTtatgatttaaaataaaatacgaTGTCGATGTATATCAAAATCTTAacataaattttgattttaatggatatttctaaaaatgttataaaaacaaacaaaatcaaaaaataaaatcgACTTGATaactaaatattttattattttcggATAATTAAAgatgtttattatttatattatttttgtaTTGATATAATTTTGATATTTGTTTCTTGTGATTTGTGTACTTTTCAGCAatgtgatatatatattttgatatCAAACCCATAGAAATGTAAAAACATCGATAAAAATATTGATGTATcgatataaatttaaattatggGAAATTTTAGcgtttaaattttggattaataaaaatatttttaaactttttaaaatttaaagatatttaCAAAACTTCTTAATAGTTGatgattatttttaaaataaaatattatggATTACCATCGGAAACTAAGTGTAAAAATTTGTACACTCTTTACGACCATATTTGATGACACCCACACCCACACCCACACCCACTAGAAAGTTAtggatatttttataatttatagaaAGTTTATGGTTTTTTAtactttatttaaaagaaaaaaaaaaaaaaaaaaccgtgAGCCCCATGAAGTCAGAAAAGGGCTTCACTTTGCTTTCCCAAATTCTCACAATCCCTTAATTTTCAACCGAACTTCACTCCCCACCTTCGATCTTCCAATTTCCACTTGGTACTACTCTCTTCCTTCTATCTTTCTCCACGATTCTTGTATCTTATACGAATTTCAAATTGCACGCACCGTTTCCTCTTTCCCTGTTTATGCTTTTCAGCTTTACAAAAGAACTCTATTTTGCTAAGTTTTGCCATTGTTTCATGAAGCAACTCACTCTGTTCTGTGTACTGCAGTTGActtcaattcaattattttccTGATTCTGGGTCTTTTAATTGAGTATTGTGATTGTGGGGctgggtttttcttttcttttcttttttctttatttggatACTGGCTGATTGATTTGAATGAACCATAATTTTCTTCAGATTCTCAACTTGCTTTGCCATGAAAAGGGCAATGCCATGGAGTGATGAAGAGGACAATTCCTCATCTTTATCACAGTCGGATTCAGACGGCGATGAAGATAATGGCGAGACAAAAGCCAGCTTTCGAGTTAAAGGTGGCCGTTCCTCTAAAGAAAAAGACACTGAAGGTTATTATTTCCTTTACTTGGGAATATTTATGGTACTCGCTCTTGAATATGAAATTGTAATCTAAAGCTTCATGGAATCCGTTTAATTGTTTGTCTCTCTGGTTTGCATTTTCTGTAAATAAAGTAATCCGTATTGTGTCAGAAAGTAATGAAAAAAGTAAGCTATACACTGATGCAAGGGTGCTCTAATGCTAGCTATTTTACCCTACATGCTACATTTTGTTTGAAGTGCATGACCGTAGCTTTTCTTCTGAATATATTGCTTTCTATAATTCAATTGTTGGGCGTAATATATACACACgtaaacacacacacacacacacacatatatatgagATAAAGGTAATTAGTTTGACCCTTACAGTTATGAGTATTTCAAGTTTTCCTGAGTTCGTTCAAGTAGAATTGATAGGACTAGGCTCACTTAAACGGAGATGTGAAtgcataatatatatattttggttCGTTAGATAATCTTGGTTTGTCAGTTTCTTGGCTTGATATTTCTCTTTGTTTGACTTGGTACGCTTTGGTTCAGTTTGTCTTTAGTTTCTCGTGGGACTCTCTCTCTAAGATTTTTGTGCCTTTTAGTTTATGGATTTCTTCATTAGTTGTGTTTGTCTCCAATATTTGTCTTATATTTGGAGTTCTTGTACTTTGGAGTAGTAGTCACTTTTCATTATATTTCTTGTATTTTAGAATAGTACTCTCTTTTCATTATATCAATGAATTTTTTGTTTCCGTTTTAAAAGATAGAATAATCTCGGTTTGTGAATACTTATGAGAAGAGTTGGGACCTTTTGACTTTCCAGTAAGGCACTAAGGCTGATTAATTTCCCTAAGTACTATGGGCATGAAGGGGTGGAGAGGATCCTAGTGAAACTTGGTCTCTTGTTCGTTATCATGTTTTTCTCAAGGCTTAGATCTTTTAGGCCTTTTGTAATTGTAACTATTCTATAGGTGTTGTTTTGAATAGTTGGATTCCCTTTTCATAGAGGAGGCTCTTCCTTTTGTGGGTTGGGTTTTTTGtatgcttttcatttttattttcacAATGAAAgtgttttttcttaaaaaaaaaagaaaaaaaaaaaacacgaaGGGGCTAGAACTAGAAGATTTGAATGTGAGCAATGAAACAACTCATTGAATATGTAGTTCGGATATAAAAAACTGAGAAAATATGCTGTGTAATATCTGCTACATCTCTCTATTCTAAGTACCAAAAAAGAAAGCCATTAGGTTTCTTATGGTTGTGTATACTGCTACTTGTTTTCAGTCAAATCTGGAGGAAAGCGGAAAAGTGTTGCTGTGGACTTCGATACATTGCAACGCCATGGCTACAGAGGTGGTCCATCAGTCTTGAAAGTACCACCTCCAAAGGAGAATGAGAAGCAAGATTGGTCATGGTCTACTGGCAGGGAAACTCGGGAAAACAGAGAAACCGAAGAATCATATGAAGAGAGACAGAAAACAAGGGCTGCATTAGAAAATGGGGAGCAGCTGCTAACAGCACAAACTCGGAAGGAGAAAGAGagggagaaggagaaggagagggagaagaagaatgTTTCCTTCTCCCAAAAggaaaagaggaaaagagagcTTGGTCAAGCAAGCAGGGGGAAAAACTatgttgaagaagaaaagagaatgtTGAGGGAAAGCGGCATCTACTCAGGTTTTGATACTTGACCATCCATTGCAACTAACTTATTATTTACCCAGAAAAAAGCAGCTGAGAGGAACTGAAGTTGATGCACTGCAAAATGTCGGACAAATGTTATTCGTTGAGGTTCAGTCCCCATATGTAGAGGCAACTATCATCTGCATGGATTTAAGGTGCATATGAAAATTGTGTATAGCTGATTTTGTACCATTTTTACTGGGTGTTCAGTTGCGTCAAGAATGATGTTTTTTATGGTCATGGATAAAACAGCTTCAGTAACCCAACAGTTGTATATGACGGTGAAAGAAGAACTTGGATTTTTAAACTCTTTTGGTGCTACACAGGAAGTTAATGTTTGAAGATGATCGTTTGATGATCtcaagaaacaaaagaaaaaaaattaggggTTAGCTCTAAGGCTGTTATTCTATTATATTGATTTTGGAGTGATAACTTATTTGAACTTTAAAATGACTTTTTAAGTAGTAGGTCAAGATCACAATACTCCTGAAGTTTGCAA
It contains:
- the LOC103492638 gene encoding uncharacterized protein LOC103492638; this translates as MKRAMPWSDEEDNSSSLSQSDSDGDEDNGETKASFRVKGGRSSKEKDTEVKSGGKRKSVAVDFDTLQRHGYRGGPSVLKVPPPKENEKQDWSWSTGRETRENRETEESYEERQKTRAALENGEQLLTAQTRKEKEREKEKEREKKNVSFSQKEKRKRELGQASRGKNYVEEEKRMLRESGIYSGFDT